A genomic window from Carboxydothermus pertinax includes:
- a CDS encoding transposase, translating into QHFQGATWQRCQTHFMRNILDKTPKTLQKEIHAKVRAILEAPDSDTARMLLNQVLDEYRTKAAKAMDILEFGFEDAVAVLELPERYRKRLRTTNSLERLNEEIRRRERVIRIFPNRESAIRLIGALLMEQDEKWASSKKYLDIAEYFEWQKEASKNSGEKVIPIR; encoded by the coding sequence GCCAGCACTTCCAGGGAGCAACCTGGCAGCGGTGCCAAACTCATTTTATGCGCAATATTCTCGATAAAACCCCAAAAACTTTACAAAAAGAAATCCATGCCAAAGTAAGAGCTATATTAGAAGCTCCAGATTCAGATACCGCAAGAATGTTACTAAATCAGGTACTTGATGAGTATAGAACTAAGGCGGCTAAGGCTATGGATATTTTAGAATTTGGTTTTGAAGATGCTGTAGCTGTATTAGAACTTCCTGAACGGTATCGCAAAAGACTTCGTACCACCAATAGTTTAGAACGGTTAAACGAAGAAATCCGCCGGCGCGAAAGGGTTATTAGGATCTTTCCTAATCGGGAATCGGCTATCCGCTTGATTGGTGCTTTACTAATGGAACAAGATGAAAAATGGGCCTCGAGTAAAAAATACTTGGACATAGCCGAATATTTTGAATGGCAGAAGGAAGCCTCAAAAAATTCAGGAGAAAAGGTTATTCCAATAAGATAG